TATATAAATTGTTGTCGTTTGTCAATCCAcaaatgtaatttttatGCGATGATAATGCCACAAATTTGGTAGAGAATGTTGCAAGGTTTTCAATATTTCCGAAACCTGTCTCATGCACCGTTACATGTAGCAGGTTACCATCCTTTAAACCAATATAAAGGCTGGCGTTATCCAGACACATTACAGCCGGACCAGATTTGACAGTTTCATCtctaaaagaagaaatagcCTGGCATTTCAAACTGTTACCAACTGAGCTCCATTTTGATATTTGAACGtcattacaaaaataaatattattttggTGTGTAAGCGTTAGCCCCAAACGATCTTCTCCAACGCTTTTTTCAGAATTAAGCAATTGAGGGAGCATAGACTCTACTTTTTTACAACGTCCGTCCTTCCAGTTAGATTGCCTTCGAAACAATCCTTTCCAATTCCttcgttttttttcaatgcGACCATGTCGTCGTAAATGCTTAGTCCCAAATTCTGAGAGATATAAATTATGCCATACCTGTATGAAGGTCGTTAGTACATGGAAATCAGTCTCTCAAAACATGAAAATTCGACTATATCACTAAAAAGTCAAGAAGAACATACCGATGAACGGCGCACAATTGAATTCCAACTACGAGATACACGTTCTAAAGCAGCTAAGTCATGTGCAGACAAATCATTAAGAACGTGAAGGAGGGTTTCATGGCTGAAAATCGACGCAGGGTTTTTAGCCTTCACATCGGTAGTCATGTTGgataaaatcaaaattgcaattgttcatgaaaaaatatttcacaAGCGGAAACCGAGGTTCTATATAAAATTGGAATGACAAATTGTATTATAGAGACATACTAGTTTCGTTTGTATCTCCAAGTTGACTTAGTTGTTGTAGGAAGTGAGACTATCAGGGTAACGGTCACCTAGCTTACCAAATGTCATTTCGTTTACAAAACTTACCACCATTTAatgtatttaaaatatcTACACATAAAGATCTCTTTTAATTACATTCCTTGACGACTTTACTCTCcagttaaaatttttaatcatGATATTTGGGtacattaataaattgtCAATTTTGAATGTGAACCCGTTTTCCAAAGCTAGTCAATCTGCGAAACTTTTGCTAGCAGTTGCCAGTAAAGAAACCAGCAACTCTCTTTATGGACTTAATCTCATTACCAGTCTTGCATCAAAGGATACCAATTCAAAACCATCTGTTGAAGTTGTATACAGTAAGGCTTTTAAGTAGCTAGATGGTTTAACTGCGACCGTTAGATTTGACTTTTgctaataattattatttagaGGATGGAAAAAAGTTGACTGTTGATCCgacaaaaatgaatattggTAGGCTAACTGAATTAATTGACGATTACAGTAAAACGCTTAAATTTAAGGAAATGATGCAAAAATAagtttagaaaaaatgacTTTATTAATATGATTAAATTGATAACAGATAATTAAATTACATAACGACTAAATGACTTTTGTACATCGAAATCCATAACACACTATTAGTATTGTCATCGTTCGTTTGGAAAATCCCCTATTCCccttcttttattttccaagGTGTCGGTCGCATGGGTATAATAAAGTCGAACAGCTTCTTTGCcgatattttttatgctGTAATAATTCCCTAAAGCAATGTTAGTCAAAACACATTCTCGGTGTATAATTCCtgtttgaatttttagaaatgtGTATATTTAAACTTACCCCTTGGAACAATAAATACTCcatcttttttcattcgAAAAGTGGTTGCATTTACTGTGACCTCGATCTTTCCCTGTAGTATACAAAAAGACATTATGTTGTGTTTCGAAGGCTTCACTGGTTTTTCTGCTCCTGCTGGCATTTCAACGACGCCAGCAGCAAAAGATGGCTCCTCCTTGAACAAGCTGGCAAATTTTAGTTGTTGATTAGAGATTTGCTGGAGATTTACAGAAGGCAATGAATAGCCGACTACTCGTTCTTCAGAGGCTTTTGGGTTTTGTTCATTCCAAGATAGAACTTCACAGTTTATTTCGTCTTTGTAAAAAGCATCATATTCTTCAACATCATTCGATTTTGCTTCCAagttactttttatttcaacTCCTGAGCGCTTTGCATGCCTTTTCTTGCGACCTTGACGAATTGAAGGTGATGGATCGTCAACTCGGATTATCTGCTTTACTTCCGGTAGTGCTGGAATTCGATTTTCATCTCTATGTAATTCATATACAACACGCTCATTCTTCCAAAATGCTAGTGGTGCTATTCGTGTACGTTTCGACCTTCGGACACCAACTAGTGTATCTTCACGTTCGACCTGTTTAATTTCCTGTAAATTATTTCGagcaattgttttaataaattctcCAGAAGCTGAATCTGATTGTGAATTCAATGAGTCATCCTTCTCGTTGGACATCTTCTTCGCGTTTCTAATTGCAGGTTTCTTTGCGCCTTTAACTTGTGTAGCCTCACTAGTTTGAACAGAATTGCCGATTTCTAATTTGTTCTTACGAGGTCGACCACGTTTTCTCTTGACTACTGGATTTGACTCCCCTTCTTTAACAGAATTTATGCTTGATTCTTGTAAAGGTTTATTAGGTGTTCTTTTCTTATTCTTTTGAGAATTGTTTGCTAGGCTTCGATTAAGCATAGAAAGCGGGACATCGATAGAAAGTTCGGAATCTTCATCTCTAGAATTTGGTTTGTTGCCCTGGgatattgttttcttttcctctttttgCTTATTCTGTTTAGAAGGCTTAATCGTCTGTTCTGacttattattttgaacATAACTTCTACGGGGTTTTGAAATGGTTTGTATATAAAGATTATCGCGACCACCACTATCCTTGATACTAGTAAAATTCGctacatttttttgtaaagcagtaatattttcatcGGGGAATGCAGGCGATTCTTGAACGTTATCATCCTTGGGCGTAGAGGATGGTATTTTGGAAGGAAGTTCGGTACTTCTTCGAGgttcgaatttttttctatctgGAGATGCTTTTATCCTAGAAAAATCGACAATTCgatttgcttttcttgGCTGAATTGATAATTTGTTGCCATCGACTTTCGTCTTATCAGCGGTTCCTTCATCTTCCGCTTGAAAAGCTGAGTGATCTATAGGTACTGTATGTATAATTAGTAATTTTATCAATGAAATGAAACGGAAAGTAACAGTAGAGTATTTGAGGagttgtaaaataaaaatctgTGATGCGTAGATAGAACCTTACCAATTAAAGGACCAGACGAACCACGGCTAGCCCGAAGAGCTCTCGAATTCATCAACAATGGTGAAGAAGGAATATCCGGGTTTTTATCACTAGAGTCAGAAGATGAGGCATGAGAAGCTTCATCAGAAGCAGCATTGACTGCCATTGGAGACGTAGGTTGAAGTCTTGTTACTGGCGGCATATCCTGCTCAATGTCTCCATTATCTTCGTCCAAATGGATGGAACCGTCGGAAAGAAAATAAGCATCCATATCCTCGAATCCATCATCGCCTTTTTTAACGTCTCTGGGAACTGTGAATCCTGTTTTTCtagataaaaatattttttagtaaatttattaaaaaaagaataattatTACGATATATGGAACCCAATTCGCGAACGTACCTGCCTACGACaccaatttcaaaaaactgaTTCTCTCGTTGTCTTGCCGGAATAGCAGACGTTTCATTCATCGTCATTATTCtattaaataaacattaagtaaaaatataGCCTAAATAGccaaacaaaacaatataTGGGGACGTAAGTGTTGTCTTTCTTGTTTACGTGTAGTACAGGATGTACATTATGTGTCATGGAATAAGCCTATCAATCAGACCCATGCGAAAAGGCAAGGTGTATTCATTTTTGCTTCCAGTATAACTAACCAATACATATAAACTTAATTGCCTAAGCGCTTTTCTGTTTTTCTGAATGCATTTTATAGTTATATAATGTTAGGCAAACAAATACGAAATTGCGTTGGAAATGAAACTTACTAGTGCTGACAGCGTAGATTACGGTAAACAGAAACAAACATGCCTCCTTAGAATGAAGGTCAGAAAGGGAATTCCAGAGAAGAAATGAACCCTACCTAGAAGCATATTAAGTAGCCGCTACCAAGGGATGAACCCAAATAGTGGAAAAGACGGATTGAGCAATTGACATTCAAAAAAACGGCCTACCGCAATAACAATTTAAGAGATTAAAAATAgatttatcattttttataatttttttatttttgggaTTTCTTCTGGCTTGGCCATCCAATTGATGATTGTTTATTAACTTACGATTATATTAGTGCTAAACCAccattatttattacagTCGGTGTTATTAAGCGTATTGCTGAcgagattttttttcttgtatGAATCCAAATTTGCGATGCTACGCCTTGactgttttctttttttcaccATAGTATGTGAAAATTTTCTGATGCCGAAATCTCAGCAATGGTGAAATTTTGCCAAAAAAGGGGTCAATTGATCTTGAATAGggctgaaaaaaaaattcaaaagtaaataaaattaaatatatttatttacaaaaagttAAGTCGGTTTGGTTTTTCGCTTctctttttacaaaattttttattattttattatttatttattaattttatatctAGCAGATCAATATTTAGCAAGCCACCCCGtacaataattaaaatagcTCTTTTCAT
This region of Schizosaccharomyces pombe strain 972h- genome assembly, chromosome: II genomic DNA includes:
- the pof12 gene encoding F-box protein Pof12: MTTDVKAKNPASIFSHETLLHVLNDLSAHDLAALERVSRSWNSIVRRSSVWHNLYLSEFGTKHLRRHGRIEKKRRNWKGLFRRQSNWKDGRCKKVESMLPQLLNSEKSVGEDRLGLTLTHQNNIYFCNDVQISKWSSVGNSLKCQAISSFRDETVKSGPAVMCLDNASLYIGLKDGNLLHVTVHETGFGNIENLATFSTKFVALSSHKNYICGLTNDNNLYILQHSHQAGTKLKVLGKYHVSSIEKQVAIHFQQSKEGYEVVHVVFNDYVLSGGWTVSLQEFVFNEYCVKSSRLALHDNKDIEYSQQPASAIFMYGSYILTSHPDNSLILQRLYSTNNELRIKFLGRLLGHVCGVQISKLFSCGRIVSVSKNCADICVWDLHDTNYQSIVSPLMLTCTNIHNKPVSDYEKECKVQDIGLYEDTILITLSDGRILKFLFNI
- the mrpl44 gene encoding mitochondrial 54S ribosomal protein mL53; its protein translation is MIFGYINKLSILNVNPFSKASQSAKLLLAVASKETSNSLYGLNLITSLASKDTNSKPSVEVVYKDGKKLTVDPTKMNIGRLTELIDDYSKTLKFKEMMQK
- the cnp3 gene encoding centromere protein encodes the protein MTMNETSAIPARQRENQFFEIGVVGRKTGFTVPRDVKKGDDGFEDMDAYFLSDGSIHLDEDNGDIEQDMPPVTRLQPTSPMAVNAASDEASHASSSDSSDKNPDIPSSPLLMNSRALRASRGSSGPLIVPIDHSAFQAEDEGTADKTKVDGNKLSIQPRKANRIVDFSRIKASPDRKKFEPRRSTELPSKIPSSTPKDDNVQESPAFPDENITALQKNVANFTSIKDSGGRDNLYIQTISKPRRSYVQNNKSEQTIKPSKQNKQKEEKKTISQGNKPNSRDEDSELSIDVPLSMLNRSLANNSQKNKKRTPNKPLQESSINSVKEGESNPVVKRKRGRPRKNKLEIGNSVQTSEATQVKGAKKPAIRNAKKMSNEKDDSLNSQSDSASGEFIKTIARNNLQEIKQVEREDTLVGVRRSKRTRIAPLAFWKNERVVYELHRDENRIPALPEVKQIIRVDDPSPSIRQGRKKRHAKRSGVEIKSNLEAKSNDVEEYDAFYKDEINCEVLSWNEQNPKASEERVVGYSLPSVNLQQISNQQLKFASLFKEEPSFAAGVVEMPAGAEKPVKPSKHNIMSFCILQGKIEVTVNATTFRMKKDGVFIVPRGNYYSIKNIGKEAVRLYYTHATDTLENKRRGIGDFPNER